The Pyrus communis chromosome 9, drPyrComm1.1, whole genome shotgun sequence genome has a segment encoding these proteins:
- the LOC137744331 gene encoding uncharacterized protein, translated as MKYDSAHELVCWCGERHCLDIARGTAYRSKSKSCYVSLVIEVDEIPCPLPSTNTIYQADADGKEHINLNCSLTKTFFVLTTNKEEMAFHTRSNSFPSRTHPIIQEIDEHLCRLRSSENTSTSSSSISHKLRGLQDLHDSVEKLLQLPLTQQALAQEQNEKCANELLDGSLKLLDICGTIKDALSQTKECVQDLQSIIRRRGGESGALTGEVRKYLSSRKMVKKAIQKAMKNLKGSSLNKDNKAIAIVSKLRDVEAITFTSFESLLSFIAGPKSQPRSWSLVPKMMQSKKVACEEETEANEFAIVDAALHRSADNSQSQLEKLESCIQDQEEGLECLFRQLIKTRVSLLNILNH; from the coding sequence ATGAAGTATGATTCAGCTCATGAGTTGGTATGCTGGTGTGGGGAGAGACATTGCTTAGACATTGCCCGGGGAACAGCATATAGATCCAAATCGAAATCATGTTACGTCTCGCTGGTGATTGAGGTGGATGAGATTCCATGTCCCCTTCCCTCAACCAACACTATATATCAAGCGGATGCAGATGGAAAGGAACACATCAATCTCAATTGTTCATTAACCAAAACTTTCTTTGTTctcacaacaaacaaagaagaaatggcTTTCCACACTCGATCTAACAGCTTCCCCTCTAGGACACACCCCATCATtcaagaaattgacgaacattTGTGTAGATTGAGGTCTTCCGAGAACACCTCCACATCATCCTCATCAATCAGCCACAAACTAAGAGGCCTCCAAGACTTGCATGATAGTGTGGAGAAGTTGCTTCAGTTGCCCCTCACCCAACAAGCCTTGGCACAAGAGCAGAACGAGAAATGCGCTAATGAACTTTTAGATGGCTCTCTCAAACTATTAGATATTTGTGGCACTATCAAGGATGCCCTGTCACAAACCAAGGAATGTGTTCAGGATCTTCAATCGATCATAAGAAGGCGAGGAGGTGAATCTGGAGCACTCACAGGTGAGGTCAGGAAATACTTGAGCTCCAGGAAGATGGTGAAAAAGGCAATCCAAAAGGCGATGAAGAATCTCAAGGGTTCATCCCTCAACAAGGACAATAAGGCCATTGCCATTGTTAGCAAGTTGAGAGATGTCGAGGCGATCACTTTCACATCTTTTGAATCACTGTTGTCCTTCATCGCAGGGCCAAAATCCCAGCCACGAAGCTGGTCATTGGTCCCAAAAATGATGCAGTCAAAAAAAGTTGCATGTGAGGAAGAAACAGAAGCCAATGAATTTGCTATAGTGGATGCTGCACTACACCGAAGTGCAGATAACTCGCAGAGCCAGCTTGAGAAGCTGGAGTCATGCATTCAAGATCAGGAAGAAGGACTTGAGTGCCTATTTAGGCAACTCATCAAAACAAGAGTCTCCCTCCTCAACATCTTGAATCACTAG
- the LOC137745596 gene encoding metallothionein-like protein type 2 → MSSRCGGKCGCGPSCSCASDCNGCEMAPDLSHKEGSTTETLVTEVAPQKSHPEASEMGVAAKSGCKCGDNCTCNPCNCK, encoded by the exons ATGTCGTCGCGCTGCGGTGGTAAATGTGGTTGCGGGCCCAGCTGCAGCTGCGCAAGTGACTGCAACGG GTGTGAGATGGCTCCTGATCTGAGCCACAAGGAGGGGTCCACCACTGAGACCCTCGTCACGGAAGTTGCTCCCCAGAAGTC TCACCCGGAGGCATCTGAGATGGGAGTTGCTGCCAAGAGCGGATGCAAGTGCGGAGACAACTGCACCTGCAACCCCTGCAACTGCAAGTGA
- the LOC137744332 gene encoding uncharacterized protein, producing MAAHHSRSNSLPSQSHPFVTEFNEQLSRLKASPSSSISHRLNGLQDLLECVKRFLLLPLCQQALAQECGDKWINELLDGSLRLLDVCGIIKDALSQTKERTHELQSIMRRRRGEDMSFMTEVKKYLASRKDVKKAMNKALKVKESRSTDKNNEITPATVNMLKESNAVSIAVFESLLSFIAVLKSKPNHWFSKLVQPKRVACEEVVGTNELEKVDDALNSLISDKSRKFDYALELENVQCLLQELEAKIQDIEEGIEGLFRRLIKARVALLNIFNL from the coding sequence ATGGCTGCCCACCACTCTCGCTCAAACAGCTTGCCTTCACAATCGCACCCTTTCGTTACAGAATTCAATGAGCAGTTAAGCAGATTAAAGGCTTCACCATCATCATCCATAAGCCACAGACTTAATGGGCTTCAAGATTTGCTCGAGTGCGTCAAAAGGTTTCTTCTTTTGCCACTCTGTCAGCAAGCATTGGCCCAGGAGTGTGGAGACAAATGGATTAATGAACTGCTAGATGGATCTTTGAGGCTCTTGGATGTGTGTGGAATCATTAAGGATGCCTTGTCGCAAACAAAAGAACGCACACATGAACTTCAGTCGATTATGCGCAGAAGACGAGGAGAGGACATGAGCTTCATGACTGAGGTTAAGAAATACCTTGCCTCTAGAAAGGATGTCAAGAAGGCAATGAACAAGGCCTTGAAGGTCAAGGAAAGCAGGTCCACAGACAAAAACAACGAGATTACTCCAGCAACGGTCAACATGTTGAAAGAATCAAATGCAGTCTCCATAGCTGTGTTTGAATCCTTGTTGTCATTTATTGCTGTATTGAAATCAAAGCCCAACCATTGGTTCTCCAAGCTGGTGCAGCCCAAAAGAGTAGCTTGCGAGGAAGTTGTGGGTACAAATGAACTTGAGAAGGTGGATGATGCATTGAACTCTCTTATTAGTGACAAGTCAAGGAAATTTGATTACGCACTCGAACTCGAGAATGTTCAATGTTTGCTTCAAGAATTGGAGGCAAAAATTCAAGATATCGAAGAAGGAATCGAGGGACTATTTAGGCGTTTAATCAAAGCCAGAGTCGCTCTTCTCAACATATTCAACCTTTAG
- the LOC137744329 gene encoding uncharacterized protein encodes MGKNLRDKNPNNPSGNEHSSGCVWGLLHIMKYHHWHYVKKRQVHKRRRGNKHTVGVGILGSCTANTRMPEDTDAKIDESTAKGKTMQSIPAGIHSVKARIRARISGEISKKKGRHNRSSSYPVRSQLKQHHFEAPTNLHPIAEMVLNENSPTIVHHGNEKSCATSNLASPPATSYEGPISGNNDCCGDSFPPITRDRTVHDQVNENQRDHTFIEEKLDNDRMQDMFKKKLINLKELDADASSHHPKEYLEALDIINVNKELLVKILHDPGSPLAAHFNNQQAVSAKMGLTRSDSFPVKLKHKHELTGSLLKEESKSKNISKTKKLVGSSSLKYAGEHSIPSISEHTADGILELNQTIADNSSSAKNLRSRGENQVSIKRFKDIRQKIKHVIKESRQERNMIAMDAILHKVPHGQKLAKEMEKEIINHSKDLAMNREGKDSSANSFDSEYSISTFKKKQQRHMRRASSLNASLDKYCEFYESSCNREAKCYTTSERLKLRNEGVGSPLRSVPKTLGRIFSLPEMKSYNYQSEESSDVFSSGAPIRVVVDDSASRRSISDEQNTLDFSIGSEYHMQLDAPVESEIKKLADVGEFNAASGNKMASTSVADSEKSAPVYSVVDDIENLTEPFPISVPEFNVSLSEGEETEIKPRDEQDNLAKLGHDFVIGTPKAVHIDTEKIESPRKHLRYDMTHLRVDDRDMAEFNYVRNVLKQSGFNGNESLGTWHSDDQPVDPLMYGDAEGCLVHGPDCSGNEEGKKCDHNLLFDMINEVLMEIYGRSYNYCPMALSSLCHIPLMPAGHHVLKEVWALVSWYLCLRPEVDQSLDYVVSRDLAKNDGWMNLQFDSECIGIELEDLIFDEILEEVLCV; translated from the exons ATGGGAAAGAATTTGAGAGACAAAAACCCTAACAATCCATCAGGGAATGAGCATTCATCAGGGTGCGTTTGGGGATTACTTCACATCATGAAGTATCACCACTGGCATTATGTCAAGAAAAGACAAGTGCACAAGAGGCGCCGCGGTAATAAACACACTGTCG GAGTTGGGATTCTGGGAAGCTGTACTGCAAATACCCGTATGCCAGAAGACACTGATGCTAAGATTGACGAATCTACT GCTAAAGGAAAGACGATGCAGTCCATTCCAGCAGGCATACATTCTGTCAAGGCCCGAATAAGGGCACGGATTTCTGGAGAAATATCAAAGAAGAAGGGTAGGCATAACCGGAGTTCGAGCTACCCTGTACGATCACAATTGAAACAGCATCATTTCGAAGCACCAACTAACCTGCACCCGATTGCTGAAATGGTATTGAATGAGAATAGTCCTACAATTGTTCACCACGGCAATGAAAAATCTTGTGCTACAAGCAATCTGGCATCACCGCCCGCGACATCATATGAAGGACCAATTAGTGGCAACAATGATTGTTGTGGAGATAGTTTCCCACCAATCACTAGAGATCGCACCGTGCATGACCAGGTTAATGAGAATCAAAGGGATCACACATTTATCGAAGAAAAGCTGGATAATGACAGAATGCAAGAtatgttcaagaagaagttgataAACCTAAAAGAACTCGATGCAGATGCTTCCTCGCACCATCCGAAGGAGTATTTGGAGGCTTTGGATATAATCAATGTGAACAAGGAGTTATTAGTAAAGATTTTACATGACCCCGGCTCTCCTTTGGCTGCGCACTTCAATAATCAGCAAGCCGTCAGTGCAAAAATGGGTTTAACTAGGTCAGACTCATTCCCTGTCAAGCTCAAGCACAAGCATGAGTTGACAGGGTCTCttttaaaagaagaaagcaAGTCGAAAAACATCAGTAAAACAAAGAAGTTAGTAGGGTCGTCTTCTTTGAAATATGCTGGTGAACACTCAATTCCATCGATCAGTGAGCACACTGCAGATGGGATTCTAGAGCTAAACCAAACAATTGCTGATAATTCTAGTTCTGCCAAAAATTTGAGGAGCCGAGGTGAGAATCAAGTGTCAATTAAGCGGTTCAAGGATATTAGACAGAAAATAAAGCATGTAATCAAGGAGAGCAGACAAGAGAGAAATATGATTGCCATGGATGCCATCCTCCACAAGGTTCCTCATGGCCAAAAGCTTGCTAAAGAAATGGAGAAAGAGATCATTAACCATTCGAAGGACCTTGCAATGAATAGAGAAGGTAAAGACAGTTCAGCAAACAGTTTTGATAGCGAATATTCGATTTCTACCTTCAAGAAAAAGCAACAGCGCCACATGAGAAGAGCATCATCGCTCAATGCATCGCTAGATAAGTACTGTGAGTTTTACGAGTCTAGTTGCAACAGAGAAGCCAAATGCTATACAACATCCGAGAGATTGAAGTTGAGAAATGAAGGGGTAGGCTCACCTTTACGCTCTGTCCCAAAAACATTGGGGAGGATTTTTTCCTTGCCTGAAATGAAATCATATAACTATCAGAGTGAGGAATCTTCAGATGTGTTCTCTTCTGGAGCTCCAATTAGGGTTGTTGTGGATGACAGTGCAAGCAGAAGAAGTATTTCTGATGAACAAAATACTCTAGACTTTAGTATAGGTTCAGAATATCATATGCAGCTCGATGCGCCAGTagaaagtgagattaaaaaattggcCGATGTTGGTGAATTCAATGCAGCTTCCGGGAATAAGATGGCATCAACATCAGTTGCAGACAGTGAGAAAAGTGCTCCAGTGTATTCAGTTGTTGACGATATTGAAAACTTGACAGAACCGTTTCCTATCTCTGTGCCCGAGTTCAATGTTTCCCTCTCCGAAG GAGAAGAAACGGAAATAAAACCTAGAGATGAACAAGACAACTTGGCCAAGCTAGGGCATGATTTTGTTATTGGTACGCCTAAGGCGGTTCACATAGATACAGAGAAGATTGAAAGTCCAAGGAAGCACTTGAGGTATGACATGACTCATCTCCGTGTTGATGACAGAGACATGGCTGAATTCAATTACGTACGAAATGTGTTGAAGCAATCTGGATTCAATGGGAATGAGTCCCTTGGGACATGGCATTCTGATGACCAGCCAGTTGATCCTTTGATGTATGGAGACGCGGAGGGCTGCTTGGTGCATGGTCCTGATTGTTCAGGAAACGAAGAAGGCAAGAAATGCGATCACAATCTtttgtttgatatgatcaatgaGGTGCTGATGGAGATATATGGTAGGTCATACAACTACTGTCCAATGGCGTTGTCTTCACTATGTCACATTCCTCTAATGCCGGCAGGGCACCATGTTCTAAAGGAAGTTTGGGCCCTTGTGAGTTGGTACTTGTGCTTGAGACCTGAGGTTGATCAATCACTGGATTATGTTGTGAGCAGGGATCTTGCGAAGAACGACGGATGGATGAACCTCCAGTTTGATTCTGAGTGCATAGGGATTGAGCTGGAGGACTtaatttttgatgaaattttagaGGAAGTTCTCTGTGTTTGA
- the LOC137744330 gene encoding uncharacterized protein yields MAFHTRSKSFPSRPHPIIQEIDEHLCRLRSSEDTSTSSSSITHKLSGLQDLHDCVEKLLQLPLTQQALAQEQNEKCANELLDGSLRLLDICGTIKDALSQTKECVQNLQSIIRRRGGESGALTIEVRKYLSTRKMVKKAIQKAMKNLKGSSLNKDNETVAIISKLRDAKAITLTSFESLLSFMAGPKSQPRSWSLVSKMMQSRKVACEEETEANEFAIVDAALHRSADNAQSQLEKLESCIQDQEERLECLFRQLIKTRVSLLNILNH; encoded by the coding sequence atggcTTTCCACACTCGATCTAAAAGCTTCCCCTCTAGGCCACACCCCATCATTCAGGAAATTGATGAACATTTGTGTAGATTGAGGTCTTCTGAGGACACCtccacatcatcatcatcaatcaCCCACAAACTAAGCGGCCTCCAAGACTTGCATGATTGCGTCGAGAAGTTGCTTCAGTTGCCCCTCACCCAACAAGCCTTGGCACAGGAGCAGAATGAGAAATGCGCTAATGAACTTTTAGATGGCTCTCTCAGACTATTAGATATTTGTGGCACTATCAAGGATGCCCTGTCACAAACCAAGGAATGCGTACAGAATCTTCAATCGATCATAAGAAGGCGAGGAGGTGAATCTGGAGCACTCACAATTGAGGTCAGGAAATACTTGAGCACCAGGAAGATGGTGAAAAAGGCTATCCAAAAGGCGATGAAGAATCTCAAAGGCTCTTCCCTCAACAAGGACAATGAGACCGTTGCCATTATTAGCAAGTTGAGAGATGCCAAGGCAATCACTCTCACATCTTTTGAATCACTATTGTCTTTCATGGCAGGGCCAAAATCCCAGCCACGAAGCTGGTCATTGGTCTCGAAGATGATGCAGTCAAGAAAAGTTGCCTGTGAGGAAGAAACAGAAGCTAATGAATTTGCTATAGTGGATGCTGCACTACACCGAAGTGCAGATAACGCGCAGAGCCAGCTTGAGAAGCTGGAGTCATGCATTCAAGATCAGGAAGAAAGGCTTGAGTGCCTATTTAGGCAACTCATCAAAACAAGAGTCTCCCTCCTCAACATCCTGAATCACTAG
- the LOC137744126 gene encoding probable protein phosphatase 2C 4, which yields MGNAVVKAGRCFCTAGEISQRHDNSVVSSDPLDEGLGHSFCYFRPDSSDTTSSKVSSEEPNPPTTTFRSISGASVSANIFTPLSTSLCELYPYSAGCDRAAKFESSNSFASIPLMPVPRKSYQGVSGLGPIERGFLSGPIERGYLSGPIDHGMYSGPIEKECDKFSRSISFGIETKPKIRSLMKIFRRAVSGAMLRGQKSSVSPLKGSISVKDSDSEKVGGNGTSSSINLSSRVSLSNENDDGGSGHYWMGSQNLQWAQGKAGEDRVHVVVSEEHSWVFVGIYDGFNGPDAPDYLLSNLYSAVHEELEGLLWNDKFEIEIEPELNSLNTDVGSVSLKETDRNQMGNRMPDGVDGGNYALENGEMEGKANSIRKHSNGLENKLEGTRRSWKCEWDRERPELDRKLQQSLKRPVSNGVAGVNPSDVLKALSEALRKTEDAFLDTADKVVTENPELALMGSCVLVMLMKGNDVYLLNVGDSRAVLARKSEQNVRRNLDRISEDEPSFDSSNADGSSSLKYLTALQLTMDHSTHVKEEVQRIKKEHPDDASAITNDRVKGYLKVTRAFGAGFLKQPKWNDALLERFRLKYVGTAPYLTCNPSLYHHKLSPRDRLLILSSDGLYQYFTNEEAVSEVELFISSFPDGDPAQHLIEEVLFRAAKKAGMAFHELLDIPQGERRRYHDDVSIIVISLEGIIWRSSV from the exons ATGGGTAACGCAGTCGTAAAAGCCGGCCGTTGTTTCTGCACCGCCGGAGAAATCTCCCAGCGACACGACAACTCCGTCGTTTCGTCGGACCCGCTCGACGAGGGCCTAGGCCATTCCTTCTGCTACTTCCGGCCCGACTCCTCCGATACGACGTCGTCCAAAGTCTCGTCCGAAGAGCCGAACCCGCCAACGACGACATTCCGGTCAATCTCCGGCGCCTCCGTCAGCGCCAACATATTCACGCCGCTTTCGACTTCTCTCTGCGAGCTCTACCCGTACAGCGCCGGCTGCGATCGGGCGGCGAAGTTCGAGAGCTCGAACTCGTTCGCCTCCATTCCTCTGATGCCGGTTCCTCGGAAGTCATACCAGGGAGTTTCCGGGTTGGGTCCGATCGAGAGAGGGTTCTTGTCGGGTCCTATAGAGCGAGGCTACTTGTCTGGCCCGATTGATCACGGGATGTATTCGGGTCCCATCGAGAAAGAGTGCGACAAATTCTCGAGAAGCATTTCTTTTGGGATTGAAACGAAACCAAAAATAAGGAGCTTAATGAAGATTTTCAGAAGAGCGGTTTCGGGTGCCATGCTTCGGGGGCAGAAATCGAGCGTTTCGCCATTAAAAGGCAGCATTTCAGTGAAAGATTCGGATTCGGAGAAGGTGGGGGGGAATGGGACTAGCAGTAGTATTAATTTGAGCAGCCGTGTGAGTTTGAGTAATGAGAATGACGATGGTGGGAGTGGACATTACTGGATGGGAAGCCAGAATCTTCAATGGGCTCAAGGGAAAGCCGGCGAGGATCGGGTTCATGTGGTGGTTTCGGAGGAACATAGCTGGGTTTTTGTGGGGATTTATGATGGGTTTAATGGCCCTGATGCTCCTGATTACTTGCTTTCCAATCTTTACTCTGCTGTGCACGAGGAACTCGAAGGGTTGCTTTGGAATGACAAAttcgaaattgaaattgaacccGAGTTAAATTCATTGAATACGGATGTGGGTTCGGTTTCTTTGAAGGAAACTGATCGAAACCAGATGGGGAATCGGATGCCTGACGGTGTCGATGGGGGGAATTATGCATTAGAAAATGGCGAAATGGAAGGAAAGGCTAATTCAATAAGAAAACATAGTAATGGGTTGGAAAATAAGTTGGAGGGGACTCGGAGGAGCTGGAAGTGTGAATGGGATAGAGAAAGGCCAGAGCTTGATCGGAAGTTACAGCAGAGTTTAAAGCGTCCAGTGTCGAATGGTGTGGCGGGTGTTAACCCTTCTGATGTTCTTAAAGCGCTTTCGGAGGCATTGAGGAAGACAGAGGATGCATTTTTGGACACTGCAGATAAGGTGGTGACTGAGAATCCTGAGTTGGCCTTGATGGGTTCTTGTGTTTTGGTAATGCTAATGAAGGGAAATGATGTTTACTTGTTGAATGTTGGGGACAGTAGGGCGGTTTTAGCTCGGAAATCGGAACAAAATGTTCGGCGGAACTTGGATCGGATTAGTGAGGATGAGCCTTCATTTGATTCATCAAATGCTGATGGAAGTTCcagtttaaaatatttgactGCACTTCAGCTCACCATGGATCACAGCACACATGTGAAAGAG GAAGTACAAAGAATAAAGAAAGAACATCCAGACGATGCTTCTGCGATAACAAATGACAGAGTGAAAGGTTATTTGAAGGTCACTCGAGCGTTTGGAGCTGGCTTTCTCAAACAG CCAAAGTGGAATGATGCACTGCTAGAGAGGTTTAGACTCAAATATGTTGGGACTGCCCCCTACCTCACCTGCAATCCATCCCTCTACCACCACAAACTCAGCCCGAGAGACCGGCTCTTAATATTGTCTTCTGATGGACTCTACCAGTACTTCACTAATGAAGAAGCCGTCTCTGAAGTAGAATTGTTCATCTCTTCATTTCCCGATGGAGATCCTGCGCAGCATCTCATCGAAGAAGTGTTGTTTCGAGCAGCAAAGAAAGCTG GAATGGCATTCCATGAGTTGCTAGATATCCCACAAGGGGAACGCCGACGGTACCATGACGATGTTTCCATCATTGTGATTTCGTTGGAAGGAATAATATGGAGATCATCAGTGTAA